The Chrysemys picta bellii isolate R12L10 chromosome 5, ASM1138683v2, whole genome shotgun sequence genome includes a window with the following:
- the LOC135983613 gene encoding basic proline-rich protein-like, producing the protein MCLGRRLERGGAAGRSGPRAGPRLGSPPSLRRSGHRGLSTLPPALWPPGRAPARLAALPPVLRPVGESGEPRRARRPPPSTLAAGESGEPQPGSPPSSRHSGCRGLSALLPALWPPGGAESPSRALGPPPGALAAGALRPPPGALAAGALRRGEWRARPGSPPSPRRSRHRGERKAPAGLLALLLALWPPGLSAGESGEPGRARRPPPSTLAAGALRRGERRARLGSPPSPRRSGRWGEQRTPAGLSALLLALWRLAALPRVLWPVGKSGEPRRARHPPLSTQAAGDCGPAAGLGALPYYAGGGVCVAFLPRAAKKPELALDLSS; encoded by the coding sequence atgtgcttggggcggcgcctggagaggggcggcgcggcggggcgctccgggccgagagcggggccgcgactgggctcgccgccctccctgcggcgctctggccaccgggggctctctaccctccccccggcactctggccgccggggagagccccagccaggcttgccgccctccccccagtgctccggccagttggggagagcggagagccgcggcgggctcgccgccctccccccagcactctggccgctggggaaagcggagagccccagccgggctctccgccctcctcccggcactctggctgccgggggctctctgccctcctcccggcactctggccaccgggtggagcggagagccccagccgggctcttggccctcctcccggcgctctggccgccggggctctccgccctcctcctggcgctctggccgccggggctctccgccggggagagtggagagcccggccgggctcgccgccctccccccggcgctctcgccaccggggagagcggaaagccccggccgggctcttggccctcctcctggcgctctggccgccggggctctctgccggggagagcggagagcccggccgggctcgccgccctcctcccagcactctggccgccggggctctccgccggggagagcggagagcccggctgggctcgccgccctccccccggcgctctggccgctggggagagcagagaaccccggccgggctctccgccctgctcctggcgctctggaggcttgccgccctcccccgggtgctctggccggtcgggaagagcggagagccgcggcgggctcgccaccctcccctcaGCACTCAGGCCgccggggattgcgggcccgcggccgggctcggcgccctcccctacTACGCTggcggaggggtgtgtgtggcttttttgcctagggcggcaaaaaagccagagctggccctggacttaagttcctaa